In the genome of Ureibacillus sp. FSL W7-1570, the window ATAAATAAGGTTTATTTTAAATATTTTTTAAAAATGGCTATAATTCTTCTTAAGAGCAATTAACACGAAATTTTCATCCGTGTTGGTGAGCTATTTTTATCACAGTTTTGAAATTGTTATTCATGCTAGGAGGAACACTATGATTCAAAATGATATCGAAAAAATATTAATTACGGAAGAACAAATCCAAGAACGGATCAAAGAGATAGGCGTCCAATTAACCGAAGAATATAAAGATAAATTTCCGTTGGCCATTGGTGTACTAAAAGGCGCGGTTCCTTTTATGACGGATTTGATGAAACGTTTCGGTTCATACATTGAAATAGATTTTATGGATGTTTCAAGCTATGGTAATGCAACGGTGTCTTCGGGAGAGGTAAAAATATTAAAAGATTTGAATACGAGCGTTGAAGGCCGGGATGTCATCATTATCGAGGATATCATCGATAGCGGATTAACATTGAGTTATTTAGTGGACTTATTTAAATACCGCAAAGCCAAATCCATCAAAATCGTGACATTGTTGGATAAACCATCCGGCCGGAAAGTGGATTTAAAAGCGGATATTGTAGGATTCGAAGTTCCGGATGGATTCGTTGTGGGGTATGGTTTGGATTATGCGGAAAAATACCGCAACCTGCCTTACATTGGTATATTGAAAAGCGAAGTATATTCGTTTTGATTTTTATTAATTTTATAAAA includes:
- the hpt gene encoding hypoxanthine phosphoribosyltransferase yields the protein MIQNDIEKILITEEQIQERIKEIGVQLTEEYKDKFPLAIGVLKGAVPFMTDLMKRFGSYIEIDFMDVSSYGNATVSSGEVKILKDLNTSVEGRDVIIIEDIIDSGLTLSYLVDLFKYRKAKSIKIVTLLDKPSGRKVDLKADIVGFEVPDGFVVGYGLDYAEKYRNLPYIGILKSEVYSF